One Benincasa hispida cultivar B227 chromosome 5, ASM972705v1, whole genome shotgun sequence genomic window carries:
- the LOC120078363 gene encoding LAG1 longevity assurance homolog 2, which translates to MDSIWSHTTPPDSFHFLIAVHFAFAFFAARFLLDRFIFRRLAIWLLSKGAAPLKLDEATQSKVVKCSESMWKLAYYGTVEICILKIAYNEPWFRDSNQYFKGWPNQELQLPLKLLYMCQCGFYLYSIAALLIWETRRKDFSVMMSHHVITVVLIGYSYITRFFQIGSVILALHDASDVFMEAAKVFKYSEKELGASVFFGFFAISWLILRLIFFPFWVIKATSYDLCEYLKLSDVNSRLIYYVFNTMLLMLLVFHIYWWLLICSMISRQLKNRGKVGEDIRSDSEDED; encoded by the exons ATGGACTCGATATGGAGCCACACTACCCCTCCAGactcttttcatttcctcatcGCTGTCCACTTCGCCTTTGCCTTCTTCGCCGCGAGGTTCTTACTCGACAGATTCATTTTTCGT AGGTTGGCCATTTGGCTGTTGAGCAAAGGAGCTGCTCCACTCAAACTTGATGAAGCTACCCAATCAAAGGTCGTAAAATGTTCAGAATCAATGTGGAAACTAGCATACTATGGCACAGTTGAAATATGCATTCTAAAAATTGCATACAATGAACCATGGTTTAGAGATTCAAATCAATACTTCAAAGGCTGGCCAAATCAAGAGTTGCA ACTTCCTCTAAAATTGCTCTATATGTGCCAATGTGGGTTCTACTTATATAGCATCGCTGCACTTCTTATATGGGAGACTCGGAGAAAGGATTTCTCCGTCATGATGTCTCATCATGTAATTACTGTCGTCTTGATTGGATATTCATATATTACAAG ATTTTTCCAGATTGGATCGGTTATTCTTGCGCTACATGATGCAAGTGATGTCTTCATGGAAGCTGCTAAGGTTTTTAAATATTCTGAGAAAGAACTTGGAGCAAGTGTTTTCTTTGGATTTTTTGCCATTTCATGGCTCATATTGCGGCTAATATTCTTCCCCTTCTGGGTTATAAAAGCAACAAG CTATGATCTCTGTGAGTACTTGAAGTTATCAGATGTGAATTCCAGATTAATATACTATGTTTTCAACACGATGTTGTTGATGTTGCTTGTGTTCCACATATACTGGTGGTTACTCATATGCTCTATGATCAGTAGACAGCTGAAAAATAGGGGAAAAGTTGGAGAGGATATAAGATCTG ATTCTGAGGATGAGGATTAG